A stretch of Paludisphaera borealis DNA encodes these proteins:
- the pyrF gene encoding orotidine-5'-phosphate decarboxylase, with amino-acid sequence MEFADRVVLAVRAKGNPIVAGIDPRPEELPPGFLDGFPDDRKGVADALRAFGCAIVDVVAPLAPVIKFQSAFYEAYGPEGLAALRDTIEHARKYDVLVIFDGKRNDIGTTAEAYARAYLGKVPVGGSFEPAWDVDAMTINPYLGTDGIAPFVKIASREQKGVFVLVRTSNASAGDFQDLVCDGLPVYRHVANRLKGWGQGHQGAEGYNLLGAVVGATYPQELAQLRADLPGVLLLVPGYGTQGGTAQAIAAGFDENGQGALVNSSRGITFAYAKAAYRDRFKGEWQRAVEQAVRDMIDDLAQNTPAGRLRSG; translated from the coding sequence GTGGAATTCGCCGACCGAGTGGTGTTGGCTGTGCGGGCGAAGGGAAATCCGATCGTCGCGGGGATCGATCCACGGCCCGAGGAACTGCCTCCAGGCTTCCTGGACGGCTTCCCGGACGACCGGAAGGGGGTCGCGGACGCGCTTCGGGCTTTCGGGTGCGCGATCGTCGACGTCGTTGCGCCGCTCGCGCCAGTGATCAAATTTCAGTCGGCGTTCTATGAGGCGTATGGGCCGGAGGGGCTCGCGGCGCTGCGCGACACCATCGAGCACGCGCGGAAGTACGACGTCCTGGTGATCTTCGACGGCAAGCGGAACGACATCGGCACGACGGCCGAGGCTTACGCGCGCGCCTATCTAGGCAAGGTTCCAGTCGGCGGGTCGTTCGAGCCGGCCTGGGACGTCGACGCGATGACGATCAATCCCTACCTGGGGACCGACGGAATCGCGCCGTTCGTCAAGATCGCCTCGCGCGAGCAGAAGGGCGTGTTCGTCCTCGTGCGGACGAGCAACGCCTCGGCCGGCGACTTTCAGGATCTGGTTTGCGACGGCCTCCCAGTGTACCGACACGTGGCGAATCGGCTGAAGGGCTGGGGGCAGGGGCATCAGGGGGCGGAAGGCTACAACCTTCTGGGGGCCGTGGTCGGGGCGACGTATCCTCAAGAACTGGCCCAGCTTCGGGCGGATCTTCCGGGGGTCTTGTTGCTCGTTCCGGGGTACGGCACGCAGGGGGGCACGGCGCAGGCGATCGCGGCCGGCTTCGATGAGAACGGGCAGGGCGCGCTCGTGAACAGCTCGCGCGGGATCACCTTCGCTTATGCGAAGGCCGCCTATCGTGATCGGTTCAAGGGCGAGTGGCAGCGGGCCGTCGAGCAGGCGGTGCGCGACATGATCGACGACCTGGCCCAGAATACGCCGGCGGGACGGCTCCGGTCCGGCTGA